In Corvus moneduloides isolate bCorMon1 chromosome 12, bCorMon1.pri, whole genome shotgun sequence, the following proteins share a genomic window:
- the AP1G1 gene encoding AP-1 complex subunit gamma-1 isoform X1, which yields MPAPIRLRELIRTIRTARTQAEEREMIQKECAAIRSSFREEDNTYRCRNVAKLLYMHMLGYPAHFGQLECLKLIASQKFTDKRIGYLGAMLLLDERQDVHLLMTNCIKNDLNHSTQYVQGLALCTLGCMGSSEMCRDLAGEVEKLLKTSNSYLRKKAALCAVHVIRKVPELMEMFLPATKNLLNEKNHGVLHTSVVLLTEMCERSPDMLAHFRKLVPQLVRILKNLIMSGYSPEHDVSGISDPFLQVRILRLLRILGRNDDDSSEAMNDILAQVATNTETSKNVGNAILYETVLTIMDIKSESGLRVLAINILGRFLLNNDKNIRYVALTSLLKTVQTDHNAVQRHRSTIVDCLKDLDVSIKRRAMELSFALVNGNNVRGMMKELLYFLDSCEPEFKADCASGIFLAAEKYAPSKRWHIDTIMRVLTTAGSYVRDDAVPNLIQLITNSVEMHAYTVQRLYKAILGDYSQQPLVQVASWCIGEYGDLLVSGQCEEEEPIQVTEDEVLDILESVLISNMSASVTRGYALTAIMKLSTRFTCTVNRIKKVVSIYGSSIDVELQQRAVEYNALFKKYDHMRPALLERMPVMEKVTTNGPAEIVQTNGETETAVLETKPPPSGLQPANQANDLLDLLGGSDITPVIPTAPTSKPASAGGELLDLLGDLNLTGSPVSAPAPQIAQPPFLLDGLTSQPLFNDIAAGIPSITAYNKNGLKIDFTFERSNTNPSVTVITIQASNSTELDMTDFVFQAAVPKTFQLQLLSPSSSVIPAFNSGTITQVIKVLNPQKQQLRMRIKLTYNHKGSAMQDLAEVNNFPPQSWQ from the exons atgcCAGCCCCCATCAGACTGCGGGAGTTGATCCGGACCATCCGGACAGCAAGAACCCAGGCAGAAGAGCGTGAGATGATCCAAAAGGAATGTGCTGCTATCCGGTCATCCTTCCGAGAGGAAGATAACACGTACCGATGCAGAAACGTGGCAAAGCTGCTGTATATGCACATGCTGGGATATCCTGCACATTTTGGACAG ttggaGTGCCTCAAACTTATTGCGTCTCAGAAATTCACAGACAAACGCATTGGGTATTTAGGTGCCATGTTGCTGCTGGATGAGAGACAGGATGTTCATCTTCTTATGACCAATTGCATCAAGAA TGACCTTAATCACAGCACGCAGTATGTGCAGGGGCTGGCACTTTGTACTCTTGGCTGCATGGGCTCCTCAGAAATGTGCAGAGACCTTGCAGGAGAGGTGGAAAAGCTCCTCAAAACTTCCAATTCCTATCTTAGGAAGAAG GCAGCACTGTGCGCTGTTCATGTCATCAGAAAGGTGCCTGAACTTATGGAGATGTTCCTGCCGGCCACCAAAAACTTGCTGAACGAGAAGAACCACG GTGTTCTCCACACATCAGTTGTCCTCCTCACAGAGATGTGTGAGAGAAGCCCAGACATGCTTGCACACTTTAGAAAG CTTGTTCCCCAATTAGTTCGTATTCTGAAGAACCTTATCATGTCTGGATATTCACCAGAGCATGATGTGTCTGGGATCAGTGACCCCTTTTTGCAG GTACGGATCCTGCGGTTACTAAGAATTTTAGGGAGAAATGATGATGATTCTAGTGAAGCAATGAATGATATACTTGCACAG GTTGCCACTAATACAGAAACAAGTAAAAATGTGGGAAATGCCATTCTGTATGAAACTGTGCTGACTATTATGGACATAAAATCTGAGAGTGGTCTGAGA GTCTTAGCCATTAACATCCTAGGCCGTTTCTTATTAAACAACGACAAAAATATTAG ATATGTAGCTTTGACGTCATTGTTGAAAACTGTGCAGACAGACCATAATGCAGTACAGCGGCACCGAAGCACCATTGTGGACTGCCTGAAGGATCTGGATGTCTCCATTAAAAG GCGTGCAATGGAACTGAGTTTTGCTCTTGTTAATGGGAACAATGTCCGTGGAATGATGAAGGAGTTACTGTATTTCCTAGATTCCTGTGAACCAGAGTTCAAGGCAGACTGTGCATCTGGAATATTTCTTGCAGCTGAAAA ATATGCTCCTTCCAAGCGCTGGCACATAGACACAATTATGAGAGTCCTAACAACG GCAGGAAGTTATGTTCGTGATGATGCTGTTCCCAATCTGATCCAGTTAATAACTAATAGTGTGGAGATGCATGCCTACACTGTGCAGAGACTCTACAAAGCCATCCTTGGAGATTACTCCCAG CAACCCCTGGTGCAAGTTGCCTCCTGGTGCATAGGAGAGTATGGAGATCTTCTGGTGTCCGGTCAGTGTGAAGAGGAGGAACCAATACAG GTAACAGAGGATGAAGTTCTTGATATTTTAGAAAGCGTCCTGATATCAAATATGTCTGCATCTGTGACACGAGGCTATGCTCTCACTGCCATCATGAAGCTCTCCACAAGGTTCACCTGCACTGTCAA TCGCATTAAGAAGGTAGTTTCCATCTATGGCAGCAGCATTGATGTGGAGCTacagcagagagctgtggaATATAATGCACTTTTCAAGAAATATGATCACATGAG GCCAGCACTGCTTGAGAGAATGCCAGTAATGGAGAAAGTCACCACAAATGGCCCTGCTGAGATTGTACAGACCAATGGAGAGACAGAGACAGCAGTACTGGAAACCAAACCTCCACCCTCTGGATTGCAACCTGCTAACCAG GCAAATGATTTATTGGACTTGTTGGGGGGAAGTGATATAACACCTGTAATTCCCACTGCACCTACAAGCAAGCCAGCCTCTGCTGGTGGGGAGCTGCTTGACCTCCTGGGAGACCTCAACCTAACAG GTTCTCCAGTATCTGCCCCTGCACCCCAGATAGCACAGCCTCCGTTCCTGCTCGATGGACTTACATCTCAGCCTCTCTTCAATGATATTGCTGCAG GAATCCCCTCCATTACTGCATACAACAAGAATGGGCTGAAGATTGACTTCACCTTTGAGAGGTCGAACACCAACCCTAGTGTCACTGTAATCACAATACAGGCCTccaacagcacagagctggatatgacagattttgttttccaagctgCAGTACCAAAG acattccagctgcagcttctgtctcccagcagcagtgtcATCCCTGCATTTAACTCTGGGACCATCACACAGGTCATTAAAGTTCTGAATCCACAGAAG CAACAACTACGTATGCGGATCAAGTTGACATATAATCACAAGGGCTCAGCAATGCAGGATCTAGCAGAAGTCAACAACTTCCCCCCTCAGTCTTGGCAATGA
- the AP1G1 gene encoding AP-1 complex subunit gamma-1 isoform X2, whose protein sequence is MPAPIRLRELIRTIRTARTQAEEREMIQKECAAIRSSFREEDNTYRCRNVAKLLYMHMLGYPAHFGQLECLKLIASQKFTDKRIGYLGAMLLLDERQDVHLLMTNCIKNDLNHSTQYVQGLALCTLGCMGSSEMCRDLAGEVEKLLKTSNSYLRKKAALCAVHVIRKVPELMEMFLPATKNLLNEKNHGVLHTSVVLLTEMCERSPDMLAHFRKNEKLVPQLVRILKNLIMSGYSPEHDVSGISDPFLQVRILRLLRILGRNDDDSSEAMNDILAQVATNTETSKNVGNAILYETVLTIMDIKSESGLRVLAINILGRFLLNNDKNIRYVALTSLLKTVQTDHNAVQRHRSTIVDCLKDLDVSIKRRAMELSFALVNGNNVRGMMKELLYFLDSCEPEFKADCASGIFLAAEKYAPSKRWHIDTIMRVLTTAGSYVRDDAVPNLIQLITNSVEMHAYTVQRLYKAILGDYSQQPLVQVASWCIGEYGDLLVSGQCEEEEPIQVTEDEVLDILESVLISNMSASVTRGYALTAIMKLSTRFTCTVNRIKKVVSIYGSSIDVELQQRAVEYNALFKKYDHMRPALLERMPVMEKVTTNGPAEIVQTNGETETAVLETKPPPSGLQPANQANDLLDLLGGSDITPVIPTAPTSKPASAGGELLDLLGDLNLTGSPVSAPAPQIAQPPFLLDGLTSQPLFNDIAAGIPSITAYNKNGLKIDFTFERSNTNPSVTVITIQASNSTELDMTDFVFQAAVPKTFQLQLLSPSSSVIPAFNSGTITQVIKVLNPQKQQLRMRIKLTYNHKGSAMQDLAEVNNFPPQSWQ, encoded by the exons atgcCAGCCCCCATCAGACTGCGGGAGTTGATCCGGACCATCCGGACAGCAAGAACCCAGGCAGAAGAGCGTGAGATGATCCAAAAGGAATGTGCTGCTATCCGGTCATCCTTCCGAGAGGAAGATAACACGTACCGATGCAGAAACGTGGCAAAGCTGCTGTATATGCACATGCTGGGATATCCTGCACATTTTGGACAG ttggaGTGCCTCAAACTTATTGCGTCTCAGAAATTCACAGACAAACGCATTGGGTATTTAGGTGCCATGTTGCTGCTGGATGAGAGACAGGATGTTCATCTTCTTATGACCAATTGCATCAAGAA TGACCTTAATCACAGCACGCAGTATGTGCAGGGGCTGGCACTTTGTACTCTTGGCTGCATGGGCTCCTCAGAAATGTGCAGAGACCTTGCAGGAGAGGTGGAAAAGCTCCTCAAAACTTCCAATTCCTATCTTAGGAAGAAG GCAGCACTGTGCGCTGTTCATGTCATCAGAAAGGTGCCTGAACTTATGGAGATGTTCCTGCCGGCCACCAAAAACTTGCTGAACGAGAAGAACCACG GTGTTCTCCACACATCAGTTGTCCTCCTCACAGAGATGTGTGAGAGAAGCCCAGACATGCTTGCACACTTTAGAAAG AATGAAAAG CTTGTTCCCCAATTAGTTCGTATTCTGAAGAACCTTATCATGTCTGGATATTCACCAGAGCATGATGTGTCTGGGATCAGTGACCCCTTTTTGCAG GTACGGATCCTGCGGTTACTAAGAATTTTAGGGAGAAATGATGATGATTCTAGTGAAGCAATGAATGATATACTTGCACAG GTTGCCACTAATACAGAAACAAGTAAAAATGTGGGAAATGCCATTCTGTATGAAACTGTGCTGACTATTATGGACATAAAATCTGAGAGTGGTCTGAGA GTCTTAGCCATTAACATCCTAGGCCGTTTCTTATTAAACAACGACAAAAATATTAG ATATGTAGCTTTGACGTCATTGTTGAAAACTGTGCAGACAGACCATAATGCAGTACAGCGGCACCGAAGCACCATTGTGGACTGCCTGAAGGATCTGGATGTCTCCATTAAAAG GCGTGCAATGGAACTGAGTTTTGCTCTTGTTAATGGGAACAATGTCCGTGGAATGATGAAGGAGTTACTGTATTTCCTAGATTCCTGTGAACCAGAGTTCAAGGCAGACTGTGCATCTGGAATATTTCTTGCAGCTGAAAA ATATGCTCCTTCCAAGCGCTGGCACATAGACACAATTATGAGAGTCCTAACAACG GCAGGAAGTTATGTTCGTGATGATGCTGTTCCCAATCTGATCCAGTTAATAACTAATAGTGTGGAGATGCATGCCTACACTGTGCAGAGACTCTACAAAGCCATCCTTGGAGATTACTCCCAG CAACCCCTGGTGCAAGTTGCCTCCTGGTGCATAGGAGAGTATGGAGATCTTCTGGTGTCCGGTCAGTGTGAAGAGGAGGAACCAATACAG GTAACAGAGGATGAAGTTCTTGATATTTTAGAAAGCGTCCTGATATCAAATATGTCTGCATCTGTGACACGAGGCTATGCTCTCACTGCCATCATGAAGCTCTCCACAAGGTTCACCTGCACTGTCAA TCGCATTAAGAAGGTAGTTTCCATCTATGGCAGCAGCATTGATGTGGAGCTacagcagagagctgtggaATATAATGCACTTTTCAAGAAATATGATCACATGAG GCCAGCACTGCTTGAGAGAATGCCAGTAATGGAGAAAGTCACCACAAATGGCCCTGCTGAGATTGTACAGACCAATGGAGAGACAGAGACAGCAGTACTGGAAACCAAACCTCCACCCTCTGGATTGCAACCTGCTAACCAG GCAAATGATTTATTGGACTTGTTGGGGGGAAGTGATATAACACCTGTAATTCCCACTGCACCTACAAGCAAGCCAGCCTCTGCTGGTGGGGAGCTGCTTGACCTCCTGGGAGACCTCAACCTAACAG GTTCTCCAGTATCTGCCCCTGCACCCCAGATAGCACAGCCTCCGTTCCTGCTCGATGGACTTACATCTCAGCCTCTCTTCAATGATATTGCTGCAG GAATCCCCTCCATTACTGCATACAACAAGAATGGGCTGAAGATTGACTTCACCTTTGAGAGGTCGAACACCAACCCTAGTGTCACTGTAATCACAATACAGGCCTccaacagcacagagctggatatgacagattttgttttccaagctgCAGTACCAAAG acattccagctgcagcttctgtctcccagcagcagtgtcATCCCTGCATTTAACTCTGGGACCATCACACAGGTCATTAAAGTTCTGAATCCACAGAAG CAACAACTACGTATGCGGATCAAGTTGACATATAATCACAAGGGCTCAGCAATGCAGGATCTAGCAGAAGTCAACAACTTCCCCCCTCAGTCTTGGCAATGA